A stretch of Haloarcula halophila DNA encodes these proteins:
- a CDS encoding ATP-binding protein yields the protein MSNKYPSLFESCQPRDDVLDGSLQEDQFAASLATVAHDPNKAAPNYREASRFFEMTYPTEGLKTLLSNLTGRFLASGTNQGTDYTSSILCLDTRFGGGKTHDLIASYHLAEHAGDIENLEDHLLPDDERSASAYQEAVEEGLSVDSAVFVGGHVDARNARSDRNDPDAPNTKTMWGEIAYQLYGADGYEELKEYDQNKNAPGQNKLKDLFELGDGPALVLIDEIAAYLESASAVEVGNATLASQTLSFVLSLLETASESDDVTIVYSIADTAFEEEAEDVRGLIDELNQIGRRQHKTVTPTDESEVGQVLQHRLFEDIDDEAAAEVSQSYFQLYTNSERQFPQEATDASYVDRLEREYPFHPTVIDTLTEKIDTIPKFQRTRGALKLLARAVYYRWNNRPDHYERQWVRLYDLTPADDAPSGSISSTLHESLFEFVDLSSAVSADIYNDDGTAHAQLEDRKWTEKGIPALGSHMTTAVLWHSLAYGEQATGITRAEMNETLGHPDIRFDNYDSALDALAGADMSVACYYLYDEERVRFKSDPNLIRIIDQRVDNTPDAQARSRFEARLESETGTGAFEPVSYPESPADLPDKASTPQLAVMHMDTAPVTKELLEDESNPESVPEKVQSLYQKSATKQGGDVQSRVYKNYVLFLAPDDERVRSAVDEARHLEAIEALLDDSQQTADLSEDQIEELRERQDKKYGLLGELVRGVYRHLYYVDRDGLTHITINATEANGGTSLVNAVEETLDDRLIRADADAKGVAFFKQKLWQRTQDSMTTQQLVEQFAKKPGLPYLLSTKPLRKTVAKMVDESGYTYWDAETETAYWDGDADDHPENWRKREPFADSPDVRTSIKDTDVKIGNDYVVYTGIEALLDVHHDSIRPPEATEVGCTEDGCTTMVEPSDDGPAYCEEHRKPPEKARCQSCGEKYDESELNARGICPDCAQPSGWDTATSQMAASRAFNEVRTHALSKAASGGAPGVSQATVEVVGEDRLSKGSFIAQRDAFTDRSDAISVRMSYDVKTSTGSSYSADYQGSLDDFSRVTNQPDPFGESVNVTLKFRVDLDEPEPITDAEDDVLAELQAGLGQTNIDVKVQARGLTEVPPEATQ from the coding sequence ATGAGTAACAAGTACCCCTCTCTTTTCGAGAGCTGTCAGCCACGAGACGATGTCTTAGACGGCTCACTTCAGGAGGACCAGTTCGCCGCAAGTTTAGCTACGGTTGCTCACGATCCAAACAAGGCGGCCCCAAATTACCGTGAGGCCTCTCGGTTCTTCGAGATGACCTACCCCACCGAGGGGCTGAAGACGCTGTTGAGTAATCTCACGGGACGATTCCTCGCAAGTGGGACGAACCAAGGGACAGATTATACGAGTAGTATCCTTTGTCTCGACACGCGGTTCGGTGGTGGGAAAACCCACGACCTCATCGCTTCGTACCATCTGGCTGAACACGCTGGCGATATCGAGAATCTGGAAGACCATCTTCTACCTGATGATGAGCGTAGTGCAAGTGCGTACCAGGAGGCCGTAGAGGAAGGCCTCTCAGTTGACTCGGCGGTCTTCGTCGGTGGGCACGTCGACGCCCGGAACGCCCGCAGTGACCGGAACGATCCAGACGCCCCGAACACGAAGACGATGTGGGGCGAGATCGCCTACCAGCTGTACGGTGCAGACGGCTACGAAGAACTCAAAGAGTACGACCAGAACAAGAACGCACCTGGGCAGAACAAACTCAAGGACCTCTTCGAGCTCGGCGATGGTCCCGCTCTTGTCCTCATCGACGAGATTGCTGCCTACCTGGAGAGTGCATCGGCCGTTGAGGTCGGCAACGCAACGCTGGCCAGCCAGACGCTGAGCTTCGTTCTCTCACTCTTGGAGACGGCGTCCGAGTCCGATGATGTCACCATCGTCTACTCGATCGCGGACACCGCGTTCGAGGAGGAAGCCGAGGACGTCCGTGGGCTTATCGACGAGCTCAACCAGATCGGACGCCGTCAGCATAAGACGGTCACACCAACCGACGAGAGCGAGGTCGGGCAGGTGCTCCAGCATCGTCTCTTCGAGGATATCGACGATGAGGCCGCAGCTGAGGTGTCCCAGTCGTACTTCCAGTTGTACACCAACAGCGAGCGGCAGTTCCCCCAAGAAGCGACGGACGCGAGCTATGTCGACCGGCTCGAACGAGAATACCCGTTCCACCCGACGGTCATCGATACGCTCACGGAGAAGATCGACACGATTCCGAAGTTCCAGCGAACCCGTGGGGCGCTGAAGCTCCTTGCGCGGGCTGTCTACTATCGCTGGAACAACCGCCCGGACCACTACGAGCGTCAATGGGTACGGCTATACGACCTCACACCGGCGGACGACGCTCCGAGCGGGAGTATCAGTTCGACCCTCCATGAGTCGTTATTCGAGTTCGTCGACCTCAGTTCCGCTGTCTCCGCAGACATCTACAACGATGACGGGACTGCCCATGCACAACTCGAGGATCGCAAGTGGACAGAGAAGGGAATCCCGGCACTCGGCTCACACATGACCACCGCCGTTCTCTGGCATAGCCTAGCCTACGGAGAACAGGCGACCGGGATCACTCGGGCCGAAATGAACGAAACGCTAGGTCACCCGGACATTCGCTTCGACAACTACGACTCGGCCCTTGATGCGCTGGCGGGAGCGGACATGAGCGTCGCGTGCTACTACCTCTACGACGAGGAGCGGGTTCGATTCAAGTCCGATCCGAACCTCATCAGAATCATCGACCAGCGCGTCGACAATACCCCCGACGCGCAAGCGCGCTCGCGATTCGAAGCCAGACTGGAGAGCGAGACCGGGACTGGCGCGTTCGAACCGGTTTCCTACCCAGAATCGCCGGCCGATCTCCCGGACAAGGCGTCGACGCCACAGCTCGCCGTGATGCACATGGACACGGCGCCGGTCACTAAGGAATTACTCGAAGACGAATCGAACCCCGAGTCCGTCCCCGAGAAGGTTCAATCACTGTACCAGAAGTCAGCCACGAAGCAGGGCGGCGATGTCCAGAGTCGAGTCTACAAGAACTACGTTCTGTTCCTCGCCCCAGACGACGAGCGCGTGCGTAGTGCCGTCGACGAAGCCCGACACCTCGAAGCCATCGAAGCGCTCCTCGATGACTCTCAGCAGACCGCAGACCTCTCAGAGGACCAAATCGAGGAGCTTCGCGAGCGCCAGGACAAGAAGTACGGGCTACTCGGTGAGCTCGTCCGCGGGGTCTATCGCCATCTCTACTACGTCGACCGCGATGGGCTCACCCATATTACGATCAACGCGACCGAGGCGAACGGCGGCACCTCGCTCGTCAATGCCGTTGAGGAAACCCTCGACGACCGCCTGATCCGCGCCGACGCCGACGCGAAGGGTGTCGCGTTCTTCAAGCAGAAACTCTGGCAGCGGACGCAGGACTCGATGACGACGCAGCAGCTCGTCGAACAGTTCGCGAAGAAGCCGGGACTCCCGTACCTCCTGAGCACAAAGCCGCTGCGCAAGACCGTCGCGAAGATGGTCGACGAGAGCGGCTACACCTACTGGGACGCCGAAACTGAGACCGCCTACTGGGACGGCGACGCCGATGACCACCCCGAGAACTGGCGGAAGCGGGAGCCATTCGCTGACTCGCCGGACGTTCGTACCTCGATCAAGGATACTGACGTGAAGATCGGGAACGACTACGTCGTCTATACGGGCATCGAAGCTCTCCTTGACGTCCACCACGACTCGATCCGACCGCCCGAAGCTACAGAGGTTGGGTGCACCGAGGACGGCTGTACGACGATGGTTGAGCCGTCTGATGACGGCCCAGCGTATTGTGAGGAACACCGAAAGCCCCCAGAGAAAGCTCGCTGTCAGAGCTGCGGCGAGAAGTACGACGAGAGCGAACTGAACGCCCGGGGGATCTGCCCCGACTGTGCGCAGCCTTCGGGCTGGGACACGGCGACGAGCCAGATGGCGGCGTCGCGGGCGTTCAACGAGGTACGAACCCACGCGCTCTCGAAAGCGGCGTCGGGGGGCGCACCAGGCGTCTCGCAGGCCACGGTCGAAGTGGTGGGCGAGGATCGGCTCTCGAAGGGATCGTTCATTGCTCAGCGAGATGCCTTCACCGACCGGTCGGACGCGATCTCGGTCCGGATGAGCTACGACGTGAAGACATCGACGGGGTCGAGCTACAGCGCGGACTACCAGGGAAGTCTCGACGATTTCTCTCGCGTGACGAACCAGCCCGACCCGTTCGGCGAGTCGGTCAACGTCACGCTGAAGTTCCGGGTTGACCTCGACGAGCCCGAACCGATAACTGACGCCGAGGACGACGTGCTCGCAGAACTACAGGCGGGGCTCGGCCAGACCAATATCGACGTGAAAGTTCAAGCCAGAGGACTGACCGAAGTACCCCCTGAGGCAACCCAATGA
- a CDS encoding DUF1156 domain-containing protein has product MTDHDDDLKPLAIEGQLPLKAVGIENLREANPQYLPPHRYLHPWFARRPTPASRLAILASVLPKGVDSDDLLNWMQIGPKEGIDEDLASYIERKKATESERSGNLESHYGYPRPFTRSPRQAEREELHEVLENHWEGNLPTVFDPTAGGGVIPYESLRYGLPTHANELNPIPSLILKVLLEFAPNVGDIEQEVEHWANEVDSEASSVIEEYFPGKEEGQTPINYVSTYSIQCRSCGADIPLVPKWWIRTRSDGIDVVSRPEVQDDGSVEYEVLIDPSDKELEGFDPGDGPVSRGGDTECLRCGVVTEDDEVRSQLKNGEFDYDIYCVRYRDQSGERGFRSPVQEDQEALEKAESFIQSDYELSTFLDTPIPDGNKTTEPRNYGMNEWRDLFAPRQLISNHAYVQAINNQRPQIRSEHDEETADTIVTLLTLSISKLIDRNSRLTSWDTSKGYPSQMFKSQNLAFKRVFVDSNISIGGTDFLSYLDKIYDSYKEIVSYLPEDSKEGNVTNADAADLPHETDSISAIIADPPYYSSIQYAELSDVFYVWMRECLKGVFPDLFSETLTDKSSEAVANPDQFSDVSGGGSSKRELANRDYEKKMSDIFSELYRVLEPGGVMTVMFTHKETDAWDTLTMSLINSGFVITSTHPITSEMPQRAGMRNSASADSTLLLTGRKPHEERDPDNTVPTLWSDVEADTRAAAKEAARDLLESGISLTKTDVIISAFGPTLRVFADAYPVVDDQDEEVPPRKALETAREAVTQILVDEYLEGMAVDNLDDVTEWYILCWLVHESETFAYDDGLQLGHGIGVDIDEIKRSTKTWRKSRGDISLRGHDGRVQNINEKPEDRSSRLPVDPDDLSFPRSLDAVHAAMHVYDKRGETETIEWLRERNFDSDSQFKSTLKALLQVLPHNHEDWELARDLAVGRTSDVLDLDFSPNVFAEDGDETKQSTLGEH; this is encoded by the coding sequence ATGACAGACCACGACGACGATCTGAAACCGCTCGCTATCGAGGGACAGCTTCCGTTGAAAGCGGTGGGTATCGAGAATCTACGAGAGGCGAATCCTCAGTATCTTCCCCCACATCGCTATCTCCATCCGTGGTTCGCACGGCGTCCGACCCCTGCTTCCAGATTAGCTATTCTGGCGTCTGTACTCCCCAAGGGAGTTGACTCAGATGACCTACTAAATTGGATGCAGATTGGGCCTAAGGAGGGGATTGATGAAGATCTTGCATCTTATATAGAGAGAAAAAAGGCGACAGAAAGTGAAAGGAGTGGAAATCTAGAAAGCCATTACGGATACCCTCGACCGTTCACTCGTTCACCAAGGCAGGCAGAGCGAGAAGAGTTGCATGAGGTTCTTGAGAACCATTGGGAGGGAAATTTACCCACTGTCTTTGATCCGACAGCTGGAGGTGGGGTAATTCCGTATGAATCTCTCCGCTATGGGCTTCCCACACATGCGAATGAACTGAACCCTATCCCCTCATTGATACTTAAAGTGCTATTGGAATTCGCGCCGAATGTGGGGGATATTGAACAAGAAGTTGAGCATTGGGCAAACGAAGTTGACTCTGAAGCATCGTCAGTAATTGAAGAGTATTTCCCCGGTAAGGAAGAGGGTCAGACCCCCATAAATTACGTTTCTACATATAGTATTCAATGCAGATCATGCGGCGCTGATATTCCTCTTGTCCCAAAATGGTGGATTCGAACGAGAAGTGACGGTATTGACGTAGTTTCTCGCCCAGAGGTTCAAGATGATGGGTCTGTGGAATATGAGGTATTGATTGACCCATCTGATAAAGAATTAGAAGGGTTCGATCCGGGTGACGGTCCAGTTTCGCGAGGGGGAGACACGGAATGTCTGAGGTGCGGGGTAGTTACTGAAGACGATGAAGTTAGATCCCAACTAAAGAACGGCGAGTTTGACTACGATATATACTGTGTGAGATACAGGGACCAAAGCGGAGAGCGTGGATTCAGATCGCCTGTACAAGAGGACCAAGAGGCATTAGAGAAAGCAGAGTCCTTCATCCAGTCTGACTACGAACTATCCACCTTCTTGGACACACCGATCCCGGACGGAAACAAGACTACAGAACCAAGAAATTACGGAATGAATGAATGGCGGGATTTGTTCGCTCCTCGCCAACTGATTAGCAATCACGCGTACGTTCAGGCGATAAACAACCAGCGACCGCAGATTAGGTCAGAACACGATGAAGAGACGGCTGATACAATAGTTACCTTACTCACCCTCTCTATTAGCAAGCTCATAGACAGAAACTCTCGCCTGACATCATGGGATACTAGTAAGGGATACCCAAGTCAGATGTTCAAATCACAGAATCTGGCTTTCAAGCGTGTCTTTGTAGATTCAAATATCTCTATTGGAGGTACTGACTTCCTTTCGTACTTAGATAAGATATACGATTCATATAAGGAGATTGTCTCATATCTGCCAGAAGACTCAAAGGAAGGTAATGTAACGAATGCTGACGCCGCTGACCTCCCTCACGAGACGGATAGTATCTCTGCAATAATCGCTGACCCGCCGTACTACAGCAGTATCCAGTATGCCGAACTCTCGGACGTGTTCTACGTCTGGATGCGTGAATGCCTCAAAGGTGTCTTTCCCGACCTCTTCTCTGAAACCCTCACAGACAAGAGTTCAGAAGCAGTTGCTAACCCGGATCAGTTTTCCGATGTTTCGGGTGGTGGTTCATCAAAGAGAGAACTAGCCAACAGAGATTATGAGAAGAAGATGAGCGACATCTTCTCTGAACTCTATCGGGTTCTGGAACCCGGCGGCGTGATGACGGTTATGTTCACGCACAAGGAGACGGATGCCTGGGATACGTTGACGATGTCGCTCATCAACTCTGGGTTTGTTATCACTTCGACCCATCCAATTACGAGCGAGATGCCACAGCGGGCAGGAATGCGCAACAGCGCCTCGGCAGATTCCACTCTTCTCCTCACAGGCCGCAAACCCCACGAGGAACGCGACCCCGACAACACGGTCCCGACGCTCTGGAGCGACGTCGAAGCCGACACCCGAGCAGCCGCGAAGGAAGCCGCCCGCGACCTCCTCGAGTCCGGAATCTCCCTGACCAAGACCGACGTCATCATCTCGGCGTTCGGGCCGACACTCCGAGTCTTCGCCGACGCCTACCCGGTCGTCGACGACCAGGACGAAGAGGTTCCCCCGCGGAAGGCCCTCGAAACGGCGCGGGAAGCCGTGACGCAGATACTCGTTGACGAATATCTCGAGGGGATGGCCGTCGACAACCTCGACGACGTTACCGAGTGGTACATCCTCTGCTGGCTCGTCCACGAGTCCGAGACGTTCGCCTACGACGATGGACTTCAGCTCGGGCACGGTATCGGCGTCGACATCGATGAGATCAAGCGCTCGACGAAGACGTGGCGGAAGAGTCGCGGCGACATCAGCCTCCGCGGGCACGACGGCCGCGTGCAGAACATCAACGAGAAGCCCGAAGACCGGTCGAGTCGCCTGCCCGTCGACCCAGACGACCTCTCGTTCCCGCGTTCCCTCGACGCCGTCCACGCCGCGATGCACGTCTACGACAAGCGCGGCGAAACCGAGACCATCGAGTGGCTGCGGGAGCGGAACTTCGACTCCGACAGTCAGTTCAAGTCGACGCTGAAGGCGCTGCTCCAGGTGCTGCCGCACAACCACGAGGACTGGGAACTTGCTCGGGACCTCGCCGTCGGTCGCACGAGCGATGTGCTTGATTTGGACTTCAGCCCCAACGTCTTCGCCGAGGACGGCGACGAGACGAAACAGAGCACGCTCGGTGAGCACTAG
- a CDS encoding DUF7680 family protein, whose amino-acid sequence MKTGVDSTKASAATEDAPTSSFGSSVYGGRPTFAMTRREGSNGGAVTLYELLPEEQATARRDRLERRGRSLNIESFEEVFDDSSADEATRWDWEGWTAVKIARLDGCRFRALSPLIKETVDGAELDATTVTTSGVGDLFLPETVGVRLALAFRGIKPLQRVDRMRALCRGIARMGDEECYYWHAKCRAPSSPNGEKALRTLLTDHL is encoded by the coding sequence ATGAAAACTGGAGTCGACTCGACGAAAGCCAGCGCGGCAACTGAGGACGCGCCGACGTCCTCCTTCGGGAGTAGCGTCTACGGCGGCCGGCCGACGTTCGCGATGACGCGCCGCGAAGGGTCGAACGGCGGCGCGGTCACGCTGTACGAACTGCTCCCCGAAGAACAGGCTACCGCCCGTCGCGACCGACTCGAACGCCGCGGGCGTTCGCTAAACATCGAGTCCTTCGAGGAGGTCTTCGACGATTCGTCGGCCGACGAAGCGACGCGCTGGGACTGGGAGGGATGGACGGCGGTGAAGATCGCGCGTCTCGACGGCTGTCGCTTCCGCGCTCTCTCCCCACTCATTAAGGAGACTGTCGACGGCGCGGAACTTGACGCCACCACTGTGACGACCAGCGGTGTCGGCGACCTCTTCCTCCCGGAGACCGTCGGCGTTCGCCTGGCGCTCGCGTTCCGCGGCATCAAACCGCTCCAGCGTGTTGACCGGATGCGTGCCCTGTGCCGCGGCATCGCCCGCATGGGCGACGAGGAGTGTTACTACTGGCACGCGAAGTGTCGCGCCCCGTCCAGCCCGAACGGCGAAAAAGCACTCCGGACCCTGCTGACTGACCACCTATGA
- a CDS encoding response regulator, with protein MSSFALEDVKVLHVDDEPDFTDLVKDILESEDSALSICTATSVDDALSILQVEDLDCIVSDYDMPGKNGLDFLELVRDEYPSLPFILFTGRGSEQIASEAISAGVTEYLQKETGTDQYKILTNRIRNSVQSVRAEAAFERTEERYHNLVDTAPIPIVLFDEEGRAVYSNEAAVEFFDADSHAEVEGKSFVEFLHPEDRDVSRERFEQLMTEDQPMPEIEYRIQTMNGEIKTATVATAPGIYHGEPVAQAMVYQ; from the coding sequence ATGAGTTCATTTGCGTTGGAGGACGTGAAGGTCCTTCACGTCGACGACGAACCCGATTTCACGGATCTGGTTAAGGACATTCTCGAAAGTGAAGATTCGGCGCTATCGATCTGCACTGCTACAAGCGTAGACGACGCATTATCAATTCTCCAAGTCGAGGACCTCGACTGTATCGTGAGTGACTACGACATGCCGGGAAAGAATGGGCTTGATTTTTTAGAACTGGTTCGAGACGAGTATCCGAGCCTTCCGTTTATCCTGTTTACCGGGCGCGGTTCAGAACAAATCGCAAGCGAGGCGATCTCTGCCGGGGTCACCGAGTATCTCCAGAAAGAGACCGGGACAGACCAGTACAAGATCCTCACGAATCGAATTCGAAACTCGGTCCAGAGTGTGCGCGCCGAAGCGGCCTTTGAGCGAACTGAAGAGCGCTATCACAATTTGGTGGATACTGCTCCGATACCGATCGTTCTCTTCGACGAAGAGGGACGAGCCGTCTACTCGAATGAGGCTGCGGTGGAATTCTTTGATGCCGATTCACACGCTGAAGTCGAAGGAAAATCCTTTGTCGAGTTTCTGCATCCCGAAGATAGGGACGTTTCACGCGAACGCTTTGAGCAGCTCATGACGGAGGATCAACCGATGCCAGAAATTGAATATCGTATACAGACGATGAACGGCGAAATTAAAACCGCGACAGTTGCGACCGCTCCCGGAATCTACCATGGAGAGCCCGTCGCGCAGGCGATGGTATATCAGTAA